In the genome of Streptomyces lydicus, the window GACGTGCGGCACCATCAGCGCGACGAAGGCGATCGCGCCGGACACCGCCACCAGGACACCGGTCAGCACACTGGTCACCGTGAACAGCTCCCGGCGCAGCCGGGTGACGTGGACGCCGAGCCCTGCCGCGGTCTCGTCGCCCATCATCAGCGCGTTCAGTCCCCGGGCCCGCGCCTGGAGCCACAGCAGGGCGAGCGGCACCACGATCGCGGGCAGGGCCAGGACCGGCCAACTCGCGCCGCTCAGGCTGCCCATGAGCCAGAACAGCACACTGTGCGTCTGCTGCTCGTCCCCGGCCTGCAACACCAGAAAGCTGGTGAAGCCGGACAGGAACTGGCCGATCGCCACCCCGGCCAGCACCAGTCGCAGCGGCGCGAACCCGCCGCCCCGCCGGGCGACGGCCCACACGAGGGCGAAGGTGGCCAGGGCTCCGGCGAAGGCCGCACCCGACAGCCCCAAGCCGAGCACCCCGCCCGTGCCCAGGCCGAGGACGAGGGAGGCGACCGCTCCGAGGGACGCGCCGTTGGAGATGCCCAGCAGGTAGGGGTCGGCCAGCGGGTTGCGCACCAGCGCCTGCACCGCCGTACCGACGACGCCGAGCCCGGCGCCCACGAGCGCGGCCAGCACGGCACGGGGGACGCGCAGTTGCCAGACGATCAGGTCGTTGGTGCCCGGCCGCGGGGCCTCGCCGGACAGCCGCCGCCACACCACACCCCACACCTCGGCGGGCGCGATGGACGTCGATCCCCAGGCCACCGCGGCGGTCAGCGTGACGAGGAGGGCGACGCCGAGCAGGCACACCAGCGGCCCGGCGGGCAGACTGCGTGCGTCCGCTCTCCCGTCCGCTCTCCCGTCGGTGGTCTTGCGGCGGGACGCGGACATCGTGGACAGCACGGCTAGCCGACCTTGCCCGGGTAGAGGGTCTTGGCGATCTTCTCGACCGTCTCGGCGTTCTCGACGCCGGCGATGGTGGTCGGCTCGGATCCGATGCGCAGGAAGTGGCCCTCCTTGACCGCCGTCAGGCCCTTGGTCGCCGGATTGGTCTCCAGCCACTTCTGCGCCTCGTCGAACGCCTTCTTGTTCGCCGCCCCGCTGCCCCGGTTGCGCACGCCGAGCTGGATCCAGTCCGGGTTCTTGGCGATCACGTCCTCCCAGCCGACCTGCTTGTTGTCGCCCTCGCAGTCGGCGAAGGCGTTGCGGGCTCCGGCCAGGGTGATCACCGCGTGGGCGATCTGGCGGTTGCAGACGACGGTGGGCTGCTTGGTGCCGGCGTCGTAGTCGAAGAAGAAGTACGCCGGCCGTTTGCCCGCCGCCGTACCGCCGACCGCCTTCCGGACCGCGCCGACCTTCTCCTTCATCCCGGCGACGAGTTCCTTCGCCTTGGCACTCGTGCCGGTGACCGCACCGAGCGCGGTGATGTCGGCCTCGACCGCCGACAGGTCCGTCACGGGCTTCTTGCCCTGCGCCGCGCAGGCGGTGGACTTCAGG includes:
- a CDS encoding FecCD family ABC transporter permease is translated as MSASRRKTTDGRADGRADARSLPAGPLVCLLGVALLVTLTAAVAWGSTSIAPAEVWGVVWRRLSGEAPRPGTNDLIVWQLRVPRAVLAALVGAGLGVVGTAVQALVRNPLADPYLLGISNGASLGAVASLVLGLGTGGVLGLGLSGAAFAGALATFALVWAVARRGGGFAPLRLVLAGVAIGQFLSGFTSFLVLQAGDEQQTHSVLFWLMGSLSGASWPVLALPAIVVPLALLWLQARARGLNALMMGDETAAGLGVHVTRLRRELFTVTSVLTGVLVAVSGAIAFVALMVPHVCRLVVGGDHRRLLPVSALFGALLLVVVDIVCRTAMDSQELPVGVVTSLIGAPALLYLLDRRLGSGS
- a CDS encoding ABC transporter substrate-binding protein, which translates into the protein MRSRVWGGTAAVVLGGLLVAGCGGGEKDAAKASTGNAGTSAGGSYPVSVTDCRGERTTFSEAPKGIVTSNASSLELLLRLGAGDKAIGTGFPPGKGTLPGALAAQGQKVKVLSQNVIPKEKLLGSGADLYIDTFASMGGMSGGGMGDAPTAEEFTAAGIKHLYLKSTACAAQGKKPVTDLSAVEADITALGAVTGTSAKAKELVAGMKEKVGAVRKAVGGTAAGKRPAYFFFDYDAGTKQPTVVCNRQIAHAVITLAGARNAFADCEGDNKQVGWEDVIAKNPDWIQLGVRNRGSGAANKKAFDEAQKWLETNPATKGLTAVKEGHFLRIGSEPTTIAGVENAETVEKIAKTLYPGKVG